The Roseovarius sp. EL26 genome has a window encoding:
- a CDS encoding ABC transporter permease, with protein sequence MLTYIIRRLVLSVPTLLLIALIIFLLLELAPGDPMAQMPLTISAEVREQMRQALGLGEPAPIRFWNWLVQFFWVEPLVMIDSLFGTEFSAGKPRIISWQHHAPVMDVILQRLPQTLWVVGTAYIIGILIALPIGIYQAYRQYSVFDQAGTFITLIGYSIPPFFTGPLLIVLFSVQLGWFPFVYDTTHQINDWQGFKFQVNQMILPVMVLSLQTTAQISRYMRSAVLDNLDQDYVRTARAKGLSEARVVIRHVLRNSLIPVVTVIALGLPAVFGGAIITEKVFGVNGIGAQLISAIQANDLPTVQTLTFIFAVLIVFANIVADILYGVLDPRIRYD encoded by the coding sequence ATGCTGACTTATATCATTCGTCGGCTGGTATTGTCGGTACCCACTCTTCTACTCATTGCACTGATCATTTTTCTTTTGCTGGAACTTGCACCGGGAGACCCGATGGCGCAAATGCCATTGACCATTTCCGCTGAAGTGCGTGAACAAATGCGTCAGGCGCTTGGGTTAGGGGAACCTGCCCCCATTCGCTTCTGGAACTGGTTGGTGCAGTTTTTCTGGGTTGAGCCACTGGTTATGATCGACAGCCTGTTCGGCACCGAATTTTCTGCTGGCAAACCACGCATCATCAGCTGGCAGCACCACGCCCCTGTAATGGATGTGATCCTGCAACGCCTGCCGCAAACACTGTGGGTGGTTGGTACAGCCTATATCATCGGTATTTTAATCGCGCTGCCGATCGGTATTTATCAGGCATATCGGCAATATTCGGTCTTTGATCAGGCTGGAACCTTTATCACCCTGATCGGCTATTCCATCCCACCCTTTTTCACCGGACCATTGCTAATTGTACTGTTCTCAGTGCAACTTGGTTGGTTTCCTTTCGTCTATGATACAACGCATCAGATAAACGATTGGCAGGGTTTTAAATTTCAGGTTAATCAAATGATCTTGCCCGTGATGGTCCTGTCGCTGCAAACCACAGCACAGATTAGCCGCTACATGCGATCAGCAGTGCTCGACAATCTGGATCAAGATTATGTACGCACGGCACGCGCCAAGGGCTTGTCAGAAGCCCGCGTTGTGATCCGCCATGTGCTGCGCAATTCACTGATCCCGGTGGTGACGGTAATTGCTTTGGGCCTACCCGCAGTTTTTGGCGGCGCAATCATTACCGAGAAAGTCTTCGGCGTGAACGGCATCGGTGCACAGCTGATCAGCGCAATTCAGGCCAATGATCTGCCGACCGTGCAAACCCTGACATTCATATTTGCGGTTTTGATCGTATTCGCCAATATTGTGGCCGATATCCTTTATGGCGTGCTTGATCCAAGGATCCGCTATGACTGA